In the genome of Candoia aspera isolate rCanAsp1 chromosome 1, rCanAsp1.hap2, whole genome shotgun sequence, one region contains:
- the MLLT1 gene encoding protein ENL encodes MDNQCTVQVKLELGHRAQLRKKPTTEGFTHDWMVFVRGPEQFEIQHFVERVVFRLHQSFPKPKRVCKEPPYKVEESGYAGFIMPIEVYFKNKEEPKKVCFTYDLFLNLEGNPPVNHLRCEKLTFNNPTKEFRHKLIKAGGVMVMPEGAETVSRPSPDYPMLPTIPLSAFSDPKKSKPSHGSKEGNKDGSKASKPHKVTREHRERPRKDSESKNSSRDPEREAGKPAKDPSKKHAENKVPKEEKPVPKAAFKEPKLALKEHKLENASPKGGPPPPEGKPLAKRPLAVESPKPSAKKLKKNSSKGAKTVPANPHRASSYTEKKPAKEKPGTKAEKAKPENDTKAVKKPVEVAVAEESNSEDEASLKSESAVSSPSGSDSDSDSSSDSDFEPSQNHSQGPLRSMVEDLQSEESDDDDSSSGEEVAVKSTPISREARLSHSDSDTDNSADSCLPSRETPPRQKPPSSNNKVSGRKSPESCSKPEKILKKGTYDKAYTDELVELHRRLMALRERNVLQQIVNLIEETGHFNVTNTTFDFDLFSLDETTVRKLQSYLEAVAT; translated from the exons ATGGACAAccag TGTACAGTCCAGGTGAAGTTGGAGCTTGGACACCGTGCCCAGCTACGCAAGAAGCCCACCACTGAGGGGTTCACCCACGACTGGATGGTGTTCGTACGGGGTCCGGAGCAATTTGAGATCCAGCACTTTGTGGAGAGGGTAGTCTTTCGACTCCATCAGAGCTTCCCTAAACCGAAACGTG TTTGCAAAGAACCCCCTTATAAAGTGGAGGAGTCTGGCTATGCTGGCTTCATTATGCCCATTGAGGTCTACTTCAAAAATAAG GAGGAACCGAAGAAAGTTTGCTTTACCTATGACCTTTTCCTAAACCTGGAAGGAAACCCCCCGGTCAACCATTTGCGATGTGAGAAGCTCACCTTTAATAACCCTACCAAGGAATTCCGTCACAAACTCATCAAAGCTGGAGGG GTGATGGTAATGCCAGAAGGTGCCGAAACTGTGTCTAGGCCAAGTCCTGACTACCCTATGCTTCCTACAATCCCCCTCTCTGCCTTCTCTGATCCAAAGAAGTCCAAACCATCTCATGGATCAAAG GAGGGGAACAAAGACGGCAGCAAAGCCTCCAAGCCGCACAAGGTCACCCGAGAGCATCGGGAGAGGCCCAGGAAAGATTCTGAGAGCAAAAACTCCTCTCGGGACCCGGAAAGGGAGGCCGGCAAGCCTGCGAAGGACCCCTCCAAGAAGCACGCTGAGAACAAAGTGCCCAAGGAGGAGAAGCCGGTCCCCAAGGCTGCTTTCAAGGAGCCCAAGCTGGCCCTGAAGGAGCACAAGCTGGAGAATGCCTCTCCCAAGGGTGGACCCCCCCCACCCGAGGGGAAGCCCTTGGCCAAGCGGCCCTTGGCGGTGGAGTCGCCGAAACCCAGTGCCAAAAAGCTGAAGAAGAACAGCTCAAAAGGAGCCAAGACCGTCCCCGCCAACCCCCACCGGGCATCCTCGTACACCGAGAAGAAGCCGGCGAAGGAGAAGCCCGGCACCAAAGCCGAGAAGGCCAAACCGGAGAACGACACCAAGGCGGTCAAGAAGCCTGTGGAGGTGGCCGTGGCCGAGGAGTCCAACTCGGAGGATGAAGCCTCGCTCAAGTCGGAG TCTGCCGTGTCCAGTCCTTCCGGCTCTGACTCCGACTCCGACTCCAGCTCCGACTCCGATTTTGAGCCATCTCAGAACCACAGCCAAG GGCCGCTACGCTCCATGGTGGAGGACCTGCAGTCGGAGGAGTCGGACGATGATGACAGTTCTTCTGGAGAGGAGGTGGCGGTCAAGTCTACCCCCATCAGCAGAGAGGCCAG ACTCAGCCACAGCGACAGCGACACCGACAACAGCGCAGACTCTTGCCTGCCGAGTCGAGAGACTCCTCCCCGGCAGAAACCGCCCTCCTCTAACAACAAG GTGTCTGGGAGAAAGAGTCCGGAGTCCTGCAGTAAACCAGAAAAGATCTTAAAGAAAGGGACCTACGACAAG GCCTACACAGACGAGCTGGTGGAGCTTCACCGGCGGCTGATGGCTTTGCGAGAACGGAACGTGCTGCAGCAG ATTGTAAACCTCATTGAAGAGACAGGACATTTCAACGTCACCAACACCACCTTTGATTTTGACCTGTTCTCCTTGGATGAAACCACCGTCCGCAAGCTGCAGAGCTACCTGGAGGCTGTGGCTACGTGA